From Triticum aestivum cultivar Chinese Spring chromosome 4A, IWGSC CS RefSeq v2.1, whole genome shotgun sequence, a single genomic window includes:
- the LOC123086904 gene encoding dihydrolipoyllysine-residue succinyltransferase component of 2-oxoglutarate dehydrogenase complex 1, mitochondrial isoform X1, translated as MASRLASRLLLRRPAAVLSLLQSSRHARHFSTQLLEGAPRLPKPTCERYFLRNASPYQIWSRSFASENGDLVEAVVPFMGESVTDGTLANFLKSMHLPLSVIQVVNVYAPDMLFAAEPGDRVEADEAIAQIETDKVTIDVSSPEAGVIEKFIASEGDTVTPGTKIAVISKSAAPSEAHVAPSEETSQKETPPPPPPEKPKVEAKSPKVESVKPQASKLASPSEPQLPPKERERRVSMPRLRKRIANRLKDSQNTFALLTTFNEVDMTNLMKLRTDYKDEFVKKHGVKLGLMSCFVKAAVSALQNQPIVNAVIDGDDIIYRDYIDVSVAVGTSKGLVVPVIRDTEGMNFADIEKGINSLAKKATEGALSIDEMAGGTFTISNGGVYGSLISTPIINPPQSAILGMHSIVQRPVVVDGSILARPMMYLALTYDHRLIDGREAVLFLRRIKDVVEDPRRLLLDI; from the exons ATGGCGTCCCGTCTCGcgtcccgcctcctcctccgccgccccgccgcc GTATTAAGTTTGCTCCAGAGTTCTAGACATGCTAGACATTTCAGCACTCAGTTACTTGAAG GTGCTCCGAGACTTCCAAAGCCAACATG TGAACGCTATTTCCTTCGAAATGCTTCTCCTTACCAAATTTGGAGTAGATCATTTGCTTCAGAGAATG GTGACTTGGTTGAAGCTGTTGTGCCCTTCATGGGTGAATCTGTAACTGATGGAACCCTTGCCAATTTCTTAAAGAGTATGCACCTGCCTCTCTCTGTTATTCAAGTTGTCAACGTTTATGCTCCTGACATGTTATTTGCTGCAGAACCTGGTGATAGAGTTGAAGCTGATGAGGCGATAGCTCAGATTGAAACTGATAAG GTTACAATAGATGTTTCCAGTCCAGAAGCTGGGGTAATTGAAAAG TTCATTGCCAGTGAAGGTGACACTGTTACTCCAGGTACCAAAATTGCCGTGATATCTAAGTCTGCTGCTCCAAGTGAGGCCCATGTTGCACCATCTGAAGAGACCTCCCAGAAGGAGacccctcctccacctcctccagagaaACCTAAGGTTGAGGCAAAATCACCAAAAGTAGAATCTGTCAAACCACAGGCGTCAAAACTAGCCTCCCCCTCAGAACCTCAGCTCCCTCCAAAGGAAAGAGAGAGACGG GTGTCAATGCCAAGGCTCAGGAAGCGTATAGCAAATCGTTTGAAGGATTCTCAGAACACTTTTGCACTACTGACTACATTCAACGAAGTTGACAT GACCAATTTGATGAAACTGCGGACTGACTACAAAGATGAGTTTGTTAAGAAGCATGGTGTCAAATTGGGCCTGATGTCCTGCTTTGTTAAG GCTGCTGTTTCTGCGCTTCAAAATCAGCCAATTGTCAATGCTGTTATTGATGGTGATGACATCATCTACAGAGACTACATTGACGTTAGTGTTGCTGTTGGCACTTCCAAG GGTCTTGTGGTGCCTGTTATCCGTGATACAGAAGGGATGAACTTTGCTGACATTGAGAAGGGGATAAACAGCCTTGCAAAGAAGGCAACTGAGGGGGCATTGTCAATTGATGAGATGGCAGGGGGAACCTTCACAATCTCAAACGGTGGTGTCTATGGAAGTCTTATCAGCACACCTATCATCAACCCTCCACAG TCAGCAATTCTTGGAATGCATTCTATTGTCCAACGCCCTGTGGTTGTGGATGGCTCCATCCTTGCGAGGCCAATGATGTACCTTGCACTGACATATGACCATAGGCTGATAGATGGCAGAGAAGCTGTTCTGTTTCTGCGCCGCATCAAGGACGTGGTTGAAGATCCACGGAGGTTGCTCCTTGACATATAG
- the LOC123086904 gene encoding dihydrolipoyllysine-residue succinyltransferase component of 2-oxoglutarate dehydrogenase complex 1, mitochondrial isoform X2, protein MASRLASRLLLRRPAAVLSLLQSSRHARHFSTQLLEGAPRLPKPTCERYFLRNASPYQIWSRSFASENGDLVEAVVPFMGESVTDGTLANFLKKPGDRVEADEAIAQIETDKVTIDVSSPEAGVIEKFIASEGDTVTPGTKIAVISKSAAPSEAHVAPSEETSQKETPPPPPPEKPKVEAKSPKVESVKPQASKLASPSEPQLPPKERERRVSMPRLRKRIANRLKDSQNTFALLTTFNEVDMTNLMKLRTDYKDEFVKKHGVKLGLMSCFVKAAVSALQNQPIVNAVIDGDDIIYRDYIDVSVAVGTSKGLVVPVIRDTEGMNFADIEKGINSLAKKATEGALSIDEMAGGTFTISNGGVYGSLISTPIINPPQSAILGMHSIVQRPVVVDGSILARPMMYLALTYDHRLIDGREAVLFLRRIKDVVEDPRRLLLDI, encoded by the exons ATGGCGTCCCGTCTCGcgtcccgcctcctcctccgccgccccgccgcc GTATTAAGTTTGCTCCAGAGTTCTAGACATGCTAGACATTTCAGCACTCAGTTACTTGAAG GTGCTCCGAGACTTCCAAAGCCAACATG TGAACGCTATTTCCTTCGAAATGCTTCTCCTTACCAAATTTGGAGTAGATCATTTGCTTCAGAGAATG GTGACTTGGTTGAAGCTGTTGTGCCCTTCATGGGTGAATCTGTAACTGATGGAACCCTTGCCAATTTCTTAAAGA AACCTGGTGATAGAGTTGAAGCTGATGAGGCGATAGCTCAGATTGAAACTGATAAG GTTACAATAGATGTTTCCAGTCCAGAAGCTGGGGTAATTGAAAAG TTCATTGCCAGTGAAGGTGACACTGTTACTCCAGGTACCAAAATTGCCGTGATATCTAAGTCTGCTGCTCCAAGTGAGGCCCATGTTGCACCATCTGAAGAGACCTCCCAGAAGGAGacccctcctccacctcctccagagaaACCTAAGGTTGAGGCAAAATCACCAAAAGTAGAATCTGTCAAACCACAGGCGTCAAAACTAGCCTCCCCCTCAGAACCTCAGCTCCCTCCAAAGGAAAGAGAGAGACGG GTGTCAATGCCAAGGCTCAGGAAGCGTATAGCAAATCGTTTGAAGGATTCTCAGAACACTTTTGCACTACTGACTACATTCAACGAAGTTGACAT GACCAATTTGATGAAACTGCGGACTGACTACAAAGATGAGTTTGTTAAGAAGCATGGTGTCAAATTGGGCCTGATGTCCTGCTTTGTTAAG GCTGCTGTTTCTGCGCTTCAAAATCAGCCAATTGTCAATGCTGTTATTGATGGTGATGACATCATCTACAGAGACTACATTGACGTTAGTGTTGCTGTTGGCACTTCCAAG GGTCTTGTGGTGCCTGTTATCCGTGATACAGAAGGGATGAACTTTGCTGACATTGAGAAGGGGATAAACAGCCTTGCAAAGAAGGCAACTGAGGGGGCATTGTCAATTGATGAGATGGCAGGGGGAACCTTCACAATCTCAAACGGTGGTGTCTATGGAAGTCTTATCAGCACACCTATCATCAACCCTCCACAG TCAGCAATTCTTGGAATGCATTCTATTGTCCAACGCCCTGTGGTTGTGGATGGCTCCATCCTTGCGAGGCCAATGATGTACCTTGCACTGACATATGACCATAGGCTGATAGATGGCAGAGAAGCTGTTCTGTTTCTGCGCCGCATCAAGGACGTGGTTGAAGATCCACGGAGGTTGCTCCTTGACATATAG